One Corynebacterium aurimucosum genomic window, GAAATGGCTTTGGCAAAGCCGGTGCGCACTGAAGCAATGTCGAGCGGGTGGCCTGCCGACGCCCCGAAGAAGGCCTCCACCGCGGCCAAAGCCACGGCCGCGTTCTTGGCTTGGTGCTCGCCGTGCAGCGGCAGGAAGATGTCTTCGTACATCCCACCCAGGCCCTGGATGGTCAGCTGCTGGCCGCCCACTGCGATGCGCGATTCCAGTGCAGCAAATTCGGAGCCCGCGCGGGCCACGCCGGCGCCGACGTCTACCGTGCGCTGCAGGATAACGCGCATCGCCTCGGGGTCTTGTTCAGCAACGATGGCGATGTTCTCCCCTGGCGTGAGCACGTCCTCGGCATCGTGCTCGCGGGCCTTGATGATGCCGGCCTTCTCACCAGCAATCTCCGTAATGGTATCCCCGAGGTAGTCCGTGTGGTCGAGGCCTACCGGCATGACCACGGCTACCTCAGCATTGACCACATTCGTGGCATCCCACGTGCCGCCGAGGCCGACCTCGACAACGGCGACGTCGATGGGGGCATCGGCAAAGGCTGCGTAAGAGATGGCAACAAGCACTTCGAAGGTGGACATGGGAATGTCGGAGCGGGAATCCACCATCTCCACATAGGGCTTGATTTCACGCCAGATGCGCACGAAGTCGCGCGGGTGGATGGGGTGGCCGTCGATGCCGATGCGCTCGGTGACCAGCTGCAGGTGCGGGCTGGTCACCAGGCCAACGCGGCGGTGGAAGGCGCGCAGCAGCGAATCAATCATGCGGGCGGTCGAGGACTTACCGTTGGTGCCAGCGACCTGGATGACGTGGAAGGAACGCTCCGGGTTACCCAAGAGATCCATGAGCATCTCGATGCGCTCGAGGCTCGGCTCGATGATGGTCTCTGGGGCGCGGGCGTTGAGCTCCGCGGTGACCTCGGCCAGCTCCGCGAGCTCTTCCGGCGTGGCCTGCTCCGGGGCGGCCTCCTCGTAATCCTCCTCGCCACCGAGGTTGAGGGTCAGGCCGGAGTCGGTGATTTCCACCGGCCCACCATCGGTGCCCTCCGCGAGGGCATCGACGACCTCAAATTCCTCGCGGTTCTTCTCCTCCGCCACTACTTGAGTCCCTCCAGACGTGCGGTGATGCGCTCGACCTCCTCCTGGGCCACCTGCTGACGCACGCGGATCTTCTCCACGACTGCCTCCGGTGCCTTGGACAGGAAGGCCTCGTTACCCAACTTCTTGCCGGTCTGGTCCAGTTCCTTCTGGGCCTTGGCCAGATCCTTCTCCAGGCGCTTGCGCTCAGCGGCGACGTCGACGGCACCGGAGGTATCCAAGGTGACCTCAACGGTGGCCTGGGACAGACGCACCTCGATGGAAGCAGACGCGGTGAAGTCCTCGCCCGGTTCCGTGGTATTAGCCAGGTTGCGGATGAGTCCCTCCTGCTCTTGCAGGTCAGCCGCGGCGAAGTCGAGGCGTCCCGGGACCTTCTGAGAAGGCTTGACGCCCTGATCGGAGCGGAAACGGCGCAGCTCGGTGATGAGCTTGTCGGCATCCTGAATGCGGCGGGCAGCCACCTCATCCTTCTCCGCGCCACCGTTGGTGTGCTCCTGGGTAGGCCACTGCGCGGTGACGATGGTCTCCCCGCCAGTCAGAGCCTTCCACAGGACCTCGGTGACGAAAGGCATGGTCGGGTGCAGCAAACGCAGAACCAGGTCAAGAACGCGGCCCAGAACGATCTGAGTGGTGCGTCCGGTGGCCTGCTCCTCGGCGCTCGCCGCATCGAAGTCGCGCGGGATCTGGGTCTTGGCAATCTCCAGGTACCAGTCACACAGCTCATCCCACACGAAGTGGTAGAGCAGCTCATTGGCCTTGGCGAACTGGTAGTCATCCAGGTAGGCGTCGACCTTGGCGCGGACCTCCTCGGAACGGTCGAGGATCCAGCGGTCGGCGTCGGTCAGCGCGTCGCGTGCCGGCAGCTCCGCCACGCCCGCGCCGTTCATGAGCGCGAACTTGGTGGCGTTAAAGAGCTTGGTGGCGAAGTTACGTCCGGCGGCGGCAGCGTCGACTGCCAGCGGCAGGTCCACGCCCGGGTTGGCACCGCGGGCCAGGGTGAAACGCAGCGCGTCCGCACCATAGTCGCGCACCCAATCCATCGGGTCGATGCCGTTGCCCAGGGACTTCGACATCTTGCGGCCCTGCTCATCGCGCACGAGACCATGGAGGTAAATATCCGTGAACGGCACCTGCGGGCGGCCATCCTTGCCTTCGCCGAGCACCTCCGGGGTGTGCGCGCCGGCAAAGGTGCCGAACATCATCATGCGTGCGACCCAGAAGAAGAGGATGTCATAGGCGGTAACCAGCACGTTCGTGGGGAAGAACTTCTCCAGATCGGCGGTCTTTTCCGGCCAGCCCATCGTGGAGAAAGGCCACAGCGCAGAGGAGAACCAGGTGTCCAGAACGTCCGGGTCCTGGACGTAGCCTTCCGGCGCTTCCTCGTCGGGACCAAGGCAGATGATGTCGCGCTGGTCGTCCTCGCCCTCTGGCCCGTACCAAATGGGGATACGGTGGCCCCACCACAGCTGGCGGGAGATGCACCAGTCGTGCATGTCATCGACCCACTCGAAGTAGCGCGGCTCCAGGGACTTCGGGTGGATGGTGGTATCGCCCTCGCGGACGGCGTCGCCGGACATCTTCGCCATCTTCTCCACGGCCACAAACCACTGCAGGCTCAGGCGCGGCTCAATCGGCTCGCCGGAGCGCTCCGAGTGGCCCACGGAGTGGACGTAGGGGCGGATCTCCTTGACAATGCGGCCCTGTTCGCGCAGCGCCTCACGGATCTCTACGCGGGCCTCTTCGCGGGTCAGGCCGTCAAACTTCGTGCCGGTATTCGCGATGTGTCCGGTGGTGTCCATGATGGTGGGCATGTCAAGCTCGTGGCGCAGGCCCATGGCATAGTCATTCGGATCGTGTGCCGGCGTGATCTTCACTGCACCAGTACCGAATTCCATGTCCACGTAGTCATCGGCAATGATCTTCAGGCTCAGGTCATCGCGGAAGGGGTGTGGCAGTTCCTGGCCCACCAGGTGGGCGTAGCGCTCGTCCTCGGGGTGGACGGCAATGGCGACATCGCCCAGCATCGTCTCCACACGGGTGGTGGCCACAATGAGGTGGGGTTCATCGTCGTTCAGCGAGCCATAGCGAATGGAGACAAGCTCACCCTCGACGTCCTTGTACACCACCTCAATGTCGGAGACGGCGGTCTCCAGGACCGGGGACCAGTTGACCAGGCGGTTGGCCTGGTAGATCATGCCCTCGTCGTAGAGAGTCTTGAAGATGGTCTGGACGGCGCGGGAGAGGCCATCATCCAGCGTGAAGCGCTCGCGGGACCAATCCACCGAGTCACCGATGGCACGCATCTGGTTTTGGATGGTGCCGCCGAACTCTTCCTTCCATTCCCAGACCTTGTTGATGAATTCTTCGCGCTCATAATCCCAGCGCTTCTTGCCCTCCTGCTCACGCAGGCGAGCCTCCACCTTGGTCTGGGTAGCGATACCGGCGTGGTCAGCGCCCGGCAGCCACAGGGTGGCATAGCCCTGCATGCGCTTGCGGCGAATGATGGAATCGATCAGAGTGTGGTCCAGGGCGTGGCCCATGTGCAGCTGGCCGGTGACGTTCGGCGGCGGCAGCACGATGGAATAAGGCTCGGCTTGCGAGGACGCATCCGGGGTGAAGTAACCGGCGTTTACCCAGCCTTCGTAGAGGTCTTTTTCTACTGCCTGCGGCTCCCAGGACTTGGGAAGCTGGTCCGCGCGGTTGGTGCCAACGAGTTGCTCTTTATTCTGATCAGTCACCTGGCCAACTCTACCCTGTACGTCAACTAGCACTAGCGCCCTGTCTAGAGTAAGAGCATGTCTCACAATCCTGGCCACCGCGCCCGTCTCCGCACCCGCTTCTTTGCTCAAGCCAAAGAGAACTCTCAGGCCTTTGCGTGCCTGACGAGCTATGACTGCATGACCGCCGAGATCTTCGATGAAGCCGGGGTGGATCTCCTGCTCGTCGGCGATTCCCTGGCCAATGTGGTCCTGGGCCGCGAAACCACGCTCTCGCTTACCCTCGATGAAATGATTCCGCTGGCCCGCGCCGTGGTTTCAGCTACCTCCCGCGCCTTCGTGGTGGTGGACTTGCCCTTCGGTTCCTATGAGGCCGACCCCACCCAGGCACTGGAGTCTGCCGTGCGCGTCATGAAGGAAACCGGCGCGCAGGCCGTGAAGCTCGAGGGCGGTGCGGAGCGCGCGCCCATCGTCGCCGCGCTTGCCGCCGCAGGCATCCCCGTCTGCGCCCACATCGGATTCACGCCCCAACAGGTTCACGCCTTGGGCGGCTTCGTGGTCCAGGGCCGCGGTGCCGGTGCGGAGAAGCTGCACGAGGACGCCCGCGCGCTTGCCGACGCCGGCGCCTTCGCCGTGGTACTGGAGATGGTCCCAGCTGCGTTGGCTGAGGAGGTGACCAAGGAACTGCCCATCCCCACCATCGGCATCGGTGCCGGCGCGCAGACCGACGGCCAGATCCTGGTGTGGACCGATGCCTTCGGGCTGGGCGGACCCAAGGCGCCGCGCTTCGTGCGCCGCTACGCAGACCTGCGCGGCGCGCTGCTGAAGGGTGCGAAGAATTACGTGGCCGATGTGGGCGAGCGCTCCTTCCCCAACGCCGAGGAATCCTTCGAGGACTAAAGTTTGGGCCATGCAGATCCTTACAACTAAATCTGAACTCCGCGCCTTCCGCGCGGCCGCATCCGGCACCGTGGGCTTGGTACCCACGATGGGCGCGCTACACGGAGGCCACGC contains:
- the folC gene encoding bifunctional tetrahydrofolate synthase/dihydrofolate synthase, which encodes MAEEKNREEFEVVDALAEGTDGGPVEITDSGLTLNLGGEEDYEEAAPEQATPEELAELAEVTAELNARAPETIIEPSLERIEMLMDLLGNPERSFHVIQVAGTNGKSSTARMIDSLLRAFHRRVGLVTSPHLQLVTERIGIDGHPIHPRDFVRIWREIKPYVEMVDSRSDIPMSTFEVLVAISYAAFADAPIDVAVVEVGLGGTWDATNVVNAEVAVVMPVGLDHTDYLGDTITEIAGEKAGIIKAREHDAEDVLTPGENIAIVAEQDPEAMRVILQRTVDVGAGVARAGSEFAALESRIAVGGQQLTIQGLGGMYEDIFLPLHGEHQAKNAAVALAAVEAFFGASAGHPLDIASVRTGFAKAISPGRLERVRTSPTTFLDACHNPHGAKALAAALDRDFDFARLIGVVSIFTDKDATGILTALEAVLTEIVITQNTSPRARDAYELAELARDIFGEERVYVEPDLPSAYTQAVELAEDADVQSGSGIVITGSVVTAGDARALFGKEPA
- a CDS encoding valine--tRNA ligase, producing the protein MTDQNKEQLVGTNRADQLPKSWEPQAVEKDLYEGWVNAGYFTPDASSQAEPYSIVLPPPNVTGQLHMGHALDHTLIDSIIRRKRMQGYATLWLPGADHAGIATQTKVEARLREQEGKKRWDYEREEFINKVWEWKEEFGGTIQNQMRAIGDSVDWSRERFTLDDGLSRAVQTIFKTLYDEGMIYQANRLVNWSPVLETAVSDIEVVYKDVEGELVSIRYGSLNDDEPHLIVATTRVETMLGDVAIAVHPEDERYAHLVGQELPHPFRDDLSLKIIADDYVDMEFGTGAVKITPAHDPNDYAMGLRHELDMPTIMDTTGHIANTGTKFDGLTREEARVEIREALREQGRIVKEIRPYVHSVGHSERSGEPIEPRLSLQWFVAVEKMAKMSGDAVREGDTTIHPKSLEPRYFEWVDDMHDWCISRQLWWGHRIPIWYGPEGEDDQRDIICLGPDEEAPEGYVQDPDVLDTWFSSALWPFSTMGWPEKTADLEKFFPTNVLVTAYDILFFWVARMMMFGTFAGAHTPEVLGEGKDGRPQVPFTDIYLHGLVRDEQGRKMSKSLGNGIDPMDWVRDYGADALRFTLARGANPGVDLPLAVDAAAAGRNFATKLFNATKFALMNGAGVAELPARDALTDADRWILDRSEEVRAKVDAYLDDYQFAKANELLYHFVWDELCDWYLEIAKTQIPRDFDAASAEEQATGRTTQIVLGRVLDLVLRLLHPTMPFVTEVLWKALTGGETIVTAQWPTQEHTNGGAEKDEVAARRIQDADKLITELRRFRSDQGVKPSQKVPGRLDFAAADLQEQEGLIRNLANTTEPGEDFTASASIEVRLSQATVEVTLDTSGAVDVAAERKRLEKDLAKAQKELDQTGKKLGNEAFLSKAPEAVVEKIRVRQQVAQEEVERITARLEGLK
- the panB gene encoding 3-methyl-2-oxobutanoate hydroxymethyltransferase; translation: MSHNPGHRARLRTRFFAQAKENSQAFACLTSYDCMTAEIFDEAGVDLLLVGDSLANVVLGRETTLSLTLDEMIPLARAVVSATSRAFVVVDLPFGSYEADPTQALESAVRVMKETGAQAVKLEGGAERAPIVAALAAAGIPVCAHIGFTPQQVHALGGFVVQGRGAGAEKLHEDARALADAGAFAVVLEMVPAALAEEVTKELPIPTIGIGAGAQTDGQILVWTDAFGLGGPKAPRFVRRYADLRGALLKGAKNYVADVGERSFPNAEESFED